One segment of Alistipes finegoldii DSM 17242 DNA contains the following:
- a CDS encoding M64 family metallopeptidase has product MKKIFILLFLGAGVSAAAQTPFADCFFDKTMRFDYYHAGDSRSEEYFFDALKEEPYWAGSKVSLVDTTGYGNQFFRIVDRASGREIYSRGFCTLFNEWQSTPEADSVRRSYPESVVFPYPKRPCRIEIFTRNGKGRFEKRFSQNIDPDSYFIERFTPRCETFEVMYSGNSAQRVDIVLLPEGYGAGERAKFESACRTFADEFFSYSPYKENAARFNVRAVWAPSDDSGVTIPGENVWRNTACGASFYTFDSERYQMVTDFQRLRDMAAHVPYDYIYVLSNTQKYGGGGIFNFYGISAAHHPTRTGKIHVHEFGHLLLGLGDEYVGTTSYDDMYAKSIEPWEPNLTTLVGFGDKFWSRMVAEGTPVPTPDTEEYDGVVGVFEGGGYAAEGVYRPWRNCLMNNLHKTDELCPVCSKAIVDYIDFLCK; this is encoded by the coding sequence ATGAAGAAGATTTTTATTTTGCTGTTTCTCGGAGCCGGCGTCTCCGCCGCTGCGCAGACGCCGTTCGCCGACTGTTTTTTCGACAAAACGATGCGCTTCGACTACTATCACGCCGGAGACAGCCGCTCGGAGGAGTATTTCTTCGACGCGCTGAAGGAGGAGCCTTACTGGGCAGGGTCTAAGGTCTCGCTGGTTGATACGACCGGATACGGCAACCAGTTTTTCCGTATCGTGGACCGGGCGTCGGGCCGGGAGATCTATTCCCGCGGCTTCTGCACGCTTTTCAACGAGTGGCAGAGTACGCCCGAAGCCGACAGCGTGCGCCGCTCCTATCCCGAATCGGTGGTATTCCCCTATCCCAAACGTCCGTGCCGGATCGAGATTTTCACCCGCAACGGCAAAGGGCGTTTCGAGAAGCGTTTCAGCCAGAATATCGACCCCGATTCCTATTTTATCGAGCGGTTCACGCCCCGCTGCGAGACGTTCGAGGTGATGTATTCCGGCAATTCGGCGCAGCGTGTGGACATCGTCCTGCTGCCTGAGGGCTACGGGGCCGGCGAGCGGGCCAAATTCGAGTCGGCCTGCCGCACGTTCGCCGACGAATTTTTCAGCTATTCGCCCTATAAGGAGAACGCCGCGCGCTTCAACGTCCGCGCCGTGTGGGCTCCCTCCGACGATTCGGGCGTGACCATCCCCGGTGAAAACGTCTGGCGCAATACGGCCTGCGGCGCGAGTTTCTATACCTTCGATTCGGAACGCTACCAGATGGTGACCGATTTCCAGCGTCTGCGCGACATGGCGGCGCATGTGCCTTACGATTATATCTATGTGCTTTCGAACACACAGAAATACGGTGGCGGCGGGATTTTCAACTTTTACGGCATCAGCGCCGCGCACCACCCCACGCGCACCGGAAAAATCCATGTCCACGAGTTCGGCCATCTGCTGCTGGGGCTGGGCGACGAATATGTCGGCACGACCTCCTATGACGACATGTACGCGAAAAGTATCGAACCGTGGGAACCCAACCTGACGACGCTCGTCGGGTTCGGGGATAAATTCTGGAGCCGGATGGTGGCGGAGGGAACTCCCGTGCCGACGCCCGACACGGAGGAGTACGACGGTGTCGTGGGCGTTTTCGAAGGCGGCGGGTATGCCGCCGAGGGTGTCTACCGCCCGTGGCGGAACTGCCTGATGAACAACCTGCACAAAACGGACGAGCTCTGTCCGGTCTGCAGCAAGGCTATTGTCGATTATATCGACTTTCTCTGCAAATGA
- the floA gene encoding flotillin-like protein FloA (flotillin-like protein involved in membrane lipid rafts), which translates to MDFQGGLIVLIIFVSLFAIWLIFYFIPVGLWFSALVSGVRISLLQLILMRWRKVPPSTIVSSMIESTKAGLSLDPNELEAHYLAGGNVTSVVHALVSAQKANIMLDFKMATAIDLAGRDVFEAVQMSVNPKVINTPPVAAVAKDGIQLIAKARVTVRANIKQLVGGAGEETVLARVGEGIVSSIGSAASHKIVLENPDSISRVVLEKGLDAGTAFEILSIDIADIDVGKNIGAQLQMDQAQADKNIAQAKAEERRAMAVALEQENKAKAQDARAKVILAEAEVPLAMAEAFRNGNLGIMDYYKMKNIMADTTMRETIARPEKK; encoded by the coding sequence ATGGATTTTCAGGGTGGATTGATCGTTCTTATAATTTTCGTGAGCCTCTTTGCGATCTGGCTCATCTTCTATTTTATACCCGTAGGACTCTGGTTCTCGGCGTTGGTGTCGGGCGTGAGGATCAGCCTGCTGCAGCTTATCCTGATGCGCTGGCGCAAGGTGCCGCCCTCGACGATCGTCTCTTCGATGATCGAGAGCACGAAAGCCGGCCTGAGTCTCGATCCCAACGAACTGGAGGCCCATTACCTTGCGGGCGGCAACGTCACCAGCGTCGTGCATGCACTGGTATCGGCCCAGAAAGCCAACATCATGCTCGACTTCAAGATGGCCACGGCCATCGACCTCGCGGGCCGCGACGTGTTCGAAGCCGTGCAGATGTCGGTGAACCCCAAGGTCATCAACACCCCGCCCGTAGCGGCCGTCGCCAAGGACGGCATCCAGCTGATCGCCAAGGCCCGCGTTACGGTGCGCGCCAATATCAAACAGCTGGTCGGCGGCGCCGGTGAGGAAACCGTGTTGGCGCGTGTGGGCGAGGGTATCGTCTCGTCGATCGGTTCGGCGGCTTCGCATAAGATCGTGCTGGAGAATCCCGATTCGATTTCCCGCGTGGTGCTCGAAAAGGGACTCGACGCCGGCACGGCGTTCGAAATCCTTTCGATCGACATCGCCGATATCGACGTGGGCAAGAACATCGGCGCCCAGCTGCAGATGGATCAGGCGCAGGCCGACAAGAACATCGCGCAGGCCAAGGCCGAGGAGCGCCGCGCCATGGCCGTCGCCTTGGAACAGGAGAACAAGGCCAAGGCGCAGGACGCCCGCGCCAAGGTGATTCTCGCCGAAGCCGAGGTGCCGCTGGCCATGGCCGAAGCGTTCCGCAACGGCAATCTGGGGATCATGGATTACTACAAAATGAAAAACATCATGGCCGACACGACGATGCGCGAGACGATCGCACGGCCGGAGAAGAAATAA
- a CDS encoding NfeD family protein: MTMFYIVLLIFFGLLFLVAELVLLPGVSIGAILALVCYGSSIYLAFRDLGPVAGSVVVLVILVLSLIATVVSLRAKTWQRFSLKQKINSSSMPTLPEQELSVGDRGTTLSRLSPMGKIEVNGRTYEAKSLGAYVDPRKEIEVVGFENFSVIVKTTK, translated from the coding sequence ATGACGATGTTCTATATTGTACTCCTCATCTTTTTCGGCCTGCTCTTTCTGGTGGCGGAGCTGGTCCTGCTGCCGGGCGTGTCGATCGGCGCGATTCTGGCGCTGGTCTGCTACGGCAGTTCGATCTACCTCGCATTCCGCGATCTCGGCCCCGTGGCCGGTTCGGTGGTCGTGCTGGTTATTCTGGTGTTGTCGCTGATCGCCACCGTCGTTTCGCTGCGCGCCAAGACGTGGCAGCGCTTCTCGCTCAAACAGAAAATCAATTCGTCGAGCATGCCTACCCTGCCCGAACAGGAGCTGAGCGTCGGCGACCGCGGCACGACCCTCTCGCGCCTTTCGCCGATGGGCAAGATCGAGGTGAACGGACGGACTTATGAGGCCAAATCCTTGGGCGCCTATGTGGACCCCCGGAAGGAGATCGAAGTCGTCGGGTTCGAGAATTTCAGCGTCATCGTAAAAACAACCAAATAA
- a CDS encoding SPOR domain-containing protein gives MVEVTGMLVRKTCILFLFAALLGAGSLRAQQLSVEARIAGLESNEEYMSLLREDAQLQMREDSIVNAVERARRQLRENPAARQQYSQDILQLESRIFEIRNAKGRLIDRINTIEQEWVLANLNGAASQPAGPAAENPAAEIPDSLKVRNLVSNPYFREQLPEADYAALVEAQRLEFDAVDYVNRYFANYGTISELAEAYAAAQAEADAAEIYDKYKTLQGFNRVLADSLSDAWNYIFDNKSYAYGYLMDKLGRDEILSREEERLSEAARQLSELRGETASDAVTDYFLRKKVLVGYETSVADMLGLTSARDSLRGVTAQLEGIDFRLPRIDVAERYFLDYDSVSFSSTPKYSYQHPIPECKVYEHGTIYRILLGTFNTKRAVSTFRGAYPLSYLVNDDRKWCYYAGGFATREEAEAAQKLLKARGFVRPEIVVWTDGEYRNLSKDPEAQHIAYRVEIVSSEALSDAVKAAITDTAEGCELSRVGQQLFVVGTFDDKAVADRVAAAVTQTDPALEIKVAEIAE, from the coding sequence ATGGTGGAGGTAACCGGAATGTTGGTTCGTAAAACTTGCATATTGTTTCTGTTCGCGGCGCTTCTGGGCGCCGGAAGCCTGCGTGCGCAGCAGCTTTCAGTCGAAGCCCGCATCGCGGGGCTCGAAAGCAACGAGGAGTATATGTCGCTTCTGCGCGAGGATGCGCAGCTGCAGATGCGCGAAGATTCGATCGTCAATGCCGTGGAACGCGCCCGGCGGCAGCTGCGCGAGAACCCGGCGGCCCGCCAGCAGTATTCGCAGGATATTCTGCAGCTCGAAAGCCGGATATTCGAAATCCGCAATGCTAAGGGCCGCCTGATCGACCGTATCAACACCATCGAGCAGGAGTGGGTGCTCGCCAACCTGAACGGCGCGGCGTCGCAGCCGGCGGGGCCTGCCGCGGAAAATCCGGCGGCGGAGATTCCCGATTCGCTCAAGGTGCGCAATCTGGTCAGCAATCCCTATTTCCGGGAACAGCTCCCGGAGGCCGACTATGCCGCGCTCGTCGAAGCGCAGCGGCTGGAATTCGATGCCGTGGATTACGTGAACCGCTATTTTGCCAATTACGGCACGATTTCCGAGCTGGCCGAAGCCTACGCCGCGGCTCAGGCCGAAGCCGATGCGGCGGAGATTTACGACAAATACAAGACTCTGCAGGGCTTCAACCGCGTGCTGGCCGATTCGCTCTCCGACGCATGGAACTACATCTTCGACAACAAGAGCTATGCTTACGGCTACCTGATGGACAAGCTGGGGCGGGACGAGATTCTTTCCCGCGAGGAGGAGCGGCTCTCGGAGGCCGCCCGTCAGCTCTCGGAACTGCGCGGCGAGACCGCTTCGGACGCCGTGACCGACTATTTCCTGCGCAAGAAGGTGCTCGTCGGGTATGAAACCTCCGTGGCCGATATGCTGGGGCTGACCTCCGCGCGCGATTCGCTGCGTGGCGTGACGGCGCAGCTGGAGGGCATCGACTTCCGGCTGCCCCGGATCGACGTCGCAGAGCGTTATTTCCTCGATTACGACAGCGTTTCCTTCTCCTCGACGCCGAAGTACAGCTATCAGCACCCCATTCCCGAATGCAAGGTCTACGAGCACGGGACGATATACCGCATCCTGCTCGGCACGTTCAATACCAAGCGCGCCGTATCGACCTTCCGGGGCGCTTACCCGCTCTCCTATCTGGTCAACGATGACAGGAAATGGTGTTACTACGCCGGAGGTTTCGCCACGAGGGAGGAGGCCGAAGCGGCCCAAAAGCTGCTGAAGGCCCGCGGTTTCGTCCGCCCCGAAATCGTCGTGTGGACCGACGGCGAGTACCGCAATCTTTCGAAGGACCCCGAAGCGCAGCATATCGCCTACCGGGTCGAGATCGTCAGCTCCGAAGCGCTTTCCGACGCGGTGAAGGCGGCGATTACGGATACGGCCGAGGGGTGCGAGCTTTCGCGCGTGGGACAGCAGCTCTTCGTCGTCGGGACGTTCGACGACAAGGCCGTGGCCGACCGCGTGGCGGCCGCGGTGACGCAGACCGACCCGGCTTTGGAAATAAAAGTCGCTGAAATTGCGGAATAA
- a CDS encoding TrkH family potassium uptake protein, with translation MRVDVVLRYVGVVMLFIALFMLLSAGISFVSGMDSAFYPLLLASLLTALLGAFPLIFVERTQQITNKEGFCIVVGSWLVACLVGMFPYLIWGGEFSLVNAWFESVSGFTTTGSTILNDIEVLPRGLQFWRMSSTWIGGMGVVMFALLILPSLGRNKMTLSSVELSTLAKDNYRYRTQIIVQILLVVYVGLTVLTTVLLKMAGMNWFDSLCHAMSACATSGFSTKNASIAYFNSPMIDTILIFAMATAGIHFGLIYATVTGKRNNIFRSEVTRWYLVMLLGGGLLIAVSLFAANIYPTFSAAFHHALFQFVSLVTTTGFATADSNQWTSFAVILLIFGSIVCACAGSTAGGIKTNRLVLAMKMMRTRLRQQQHPNAIIRIKLDGVIQENEALHSVMIFIVAYLMLILAGTVLGTMFGVDLMTSFSGSVASIGNVGPGFGQVGAMDNFSSVPGVFKISSSLLMLLGRLEIFGLIQLFFIKWWR, from the coding sequence ATGCGAGTAGACGTGGTTTTGCGATATGTCGGGGTCGTGATGCTTTTCATTGCGCTGTTCATGCTGTTGTCGGCGGGGATTTCCTTTGTCAGCGGCATGGATTCGGCGTTCTATCCCCTGCTGCTCGCGTCGCTGCTCACGGCCCTCTTGGGGGCGTTTCCGCTGATCTTCGTCGAACGTACGCAGCAGATCACCAACAAGGAGGGATTCTGCATCGTGGTCGGCTCGTGGCTGGTCGCCTGTCTGGTCGGCATGTTCCCCTACCTGATCTGGGGCGGGGAGTTCAGTCTGGTGAACGCTTGGTTCGAAAGCGTTTCGGGCTTTACGACGACCGGATCGACGATCCTGAACGATATCGAGGTGCTGCCGCGGGGGCTGCAGTTCTGGCGCATGTCCTCGACGTGGATCGGGGGTATGGGCGTAGTCATGTTCGCCCTGCTGATCCTCCCCTCGCTGGGGCGCAACAAGATGACGCTGTCGAGCGTCGAGCTTTCGACCTTGGCCAAGGATAATTACCGCTACCGGACCCAGATCATCGTGCAGATACTGCTGGTAGTCTATGTGGGGCTTACGGTGCTGACGACGGTGCTGCTCAAAATGGCGGGCATGAACTGGTTCGATTCGCTCTGCCACGCCATGTCGGCGTGCGCCACGAGCGGTTTCTCGACCAAGAACGCCAGCATCGCCTATTTCAACAGTCCGATGATCGATACGATCCTGATCTTCGCCATGGCTACGGCGGGTATCCACTTCGGACTGATCTATGCGACGGTGACCGGCAAACGCAACAACATATTCCGTTCGGAGGTGACGCGCTGGTACCTCGTCATGCTGCTGGGCGGCGGCCTGCTGATCGCCGTCAGTCTCTTCGCCGCCAACATATACCCTACGTTTTCGGCCGCGTTCCATCATGCGCTTTTCCAGTTCGTGTCGCTTGTTACGACGACGGGATTCGCCACGGCCGACTCCAACCAATGGACGTCGTTTGCGGTTATCCTGCTGATTTTCGGTTCGATCGTGTGTGCCTGCGCGGGTTCCACCGCGGGCGGCATCAAGACCAACCGGCTGGTGCTGGCGATGAAGATGATGCGCACGCGCCTGCGCCAGCAGCAGCACCCCAACGCGATCATCCGCATCAAGCTGGACGGGGTCATTCAGGAGAACGAAGCGCTCCATTCGGTCATGATATTTATCGTCGCATACCTGATGCTGATTCTCGCCGGCACGGTGCTGGGGACGATGTTCGGCGTCGATCTGATGACCAGCTTCTCCGGCTCGGTGGCTTCGATCGGCAATGTCGGTCCCGGATTCGGCCAAGTCGGGGCGATGGATAATTTTTCGTCCGTGCCGGGCGTTTTCAAGATATCCAGTTCGCTGCTGATGCTTCTGGGGCGTCTGGAGATTTTCGGGCTTATACAACTCTTTTTCATTAAATGGTGGAGGTAA